The following are encoded in a window of Fretibacter rubidus genomic DNA:
- a CDS encoding Ig-like domain-containing protein, with protein MANEILGTVRDDVINGTADDDLIKTFEGDDVVIAGSGDDEVYTGLGDDRLEGGAGDDYLVSNEGNDILLGGAGSDRLFGCEDDDILDGGAGQDFVNAGIGNDILIFNAAENSGSRAPDYYSGLDGIDTLVLELTQAEFAAAQSDIDGFLSYIRQITGANGESTGAFFRFQTINLAVQEVENLQIVVAGEVVFTTAPSADDDSFNTGEAGVIDGTVADNDDVNPGSTFTIVQNVANGTLVLNADGSFTFDTNGAFDGLGDGETATETFTYRVSSPNADDVTATATITITGQNDAPVVSTITAQESEDAPSFVVDLLAGATDADTNDSLSVTNVRLDDGTGSVTVPSNNVGLAEGSVVSAANVVNDGKLSIDLSNYQYLAVGETLTLTVSYDVFDGTTTTPNTATLTIIGENDIPTVASAITATIDETAPPITIDMLAGASDIDSTDVLSVSNFTVVSGNAAGLVQNGSSLSIDGSAYANLNDGETETVVISYQVTDGNGGSVTQTATITVNGEGTPPPTNSDPIVAAPIVITLRETDGLTAIDLLAGASDPDGDTLTAATPNLISGDGIGSFVGAGSLSVDGTAYAAALDAGDVEQLLYLVEISDGNGGSIVQSVTVNIIGAGGSTPTNQPPFIDSGLDVFAFEDDSPLSVFLTDNVTDPDGDTLSIVNLTGLAAGLTYDTSTFELSIDPSDGIFQSLAVGDSATYTLNYDIIDGNGGSVSRTTFVEIEGVNDDPIVAAPLSFTISETDSLTFFDLLIGASDVDNGTTLSAGDVFIQSGDDVGAITSLGTLGVDGTAYAAALDAGETEVLVYEFDITDGDGGSVTQTVTVTIEGAGGGANNPPEDLDPVVFSSTEDNGTFSVNMLTGTFDPDGDTLSAVNVTGLIAGVTFDSVNSRLDIDTGDLGFQALAAGEVFDTTFDYQVIDGNGGSVDRTFFFTLTGVNDDPVVAAPLSFTISETDSLTFFDLLIGASDIDNGDTISAGDVFIQSGNDVGAITSLGTLGVDGTAYAALLDAGETEVLVYQFDITDNNGGSVTQTVTVTIEGAGGSNNPPDPFDFIDFITNEDASPTSVNLLSGASDPDGDTLTATNVTGLVTGITFDAATSSLIVDPSSYQGLGMGDTVMFTINYDVIDGNGGTVSNFAEITIEGINDDPVAGTPLDLTFTETDAAGVVDLTVGVTDVDSATFNVNAFTVTSGDGGGLSINGAGDFIVDPTFYTSLNDGESEVITIAYDIIDNDGGSVSTTATFTVTGVSAANTPPVSNEFAVIFVDEGGTSFAGAAQGASDPDGDKLTAINLPTLPSWLTFDAVNQRFNADGTDPIFDSLRVGQFLDFDFTYDLSDGNGGTVGHGLGVVVEGTNDAPVVAAPLTRITQEDFSVDFLDLLQGASDVDDGDFLSIRNVTGLNSAFTVNYEFGEIFIETGDDALDFIRANQTFDFVISYEIHDLFGGFTTQTATITVEGFNDNPEVEGALSATVFDEGTGGPRVFNLLQGAIDPEGTALTVSNIVLPSFLPTGVFTFDATAGTLTVDTTGYNVASVDEDYSFSYDITDADGGVTTQQIGITIQFQQLVPTQPPTTSPITLVFTEDTVPASIDLLQGANDPDGDTLTVTNIGALPAGVFFSSFDNSIFVVNNIVQGLNAGETLNINTSYTIEDGNGGFVDNTLSVTINGLNDAPNNFAPVTRTFTEDAGFVRIDLLSNSNDPDRGDVLSVDGFPATGGLQDTRFDGERYLAIDLDSFAYQSLSAGETADYNISYNVADENGGVTAQTGVITITGVNDVATVFDDDGFLVQDNDAIFTDDLSFLVNEIDTNDAYALTSVSLASGSTSAAFTFSGGQFTFDPSQFGLITSGLVILVEFDFTFTSGPDTVTGTFSIVIEPSGPPAPPQEPIDPTIMVYVSDPDKPIVKTGPDGVYADSLDSDWFASDTDDGFDFAPVPDMDMPVSPTLDDNLLTDDISAANSDLTKAHALAGSDGGDPPVIEHIFDGLSIFAIEVDLGAL; from the coding sequence ATGGCGAACGAAATTCTTGGCACTGTCCGTGATGATGTAATCAACGGGACAGCAGATGACGACTTAATCAAAACATTTGAAGGCGACGATGTCGTTATCGCGGGCAGCGGTGATGACGAAGTTTACACGGGCCTCGGCGATGACCGCCTAGAGGGCGGTGCGGGCGATGATTACCTTGTCAGTAATGAAGGCAATGATATTTTGCTTGGCGGCGCGGGCAGTGACCGCCTGTTTGGCTGTGAAGATGACGATATTCTTGATGGTGGGGCGGGACAGGATTTCGTCAATGCGGGTATCGGCAATGATATTCTGATCTTCAATGCGGCGGAGAATAGCGGCTCTCGTGCGCCTGATTATTACTCTGGACTGGACGGCATTGATACATTGGTTCTGGAGCTGACCCAGGCAGAATTTGCCGCAGCTCAATCCGATATTGACGGCTTTTTGAGCTATATACGCCAGATCACGGGTGCAAATGGCGAGTCCACAGGGGCGTTTTTTCGCTTCCAAACTATCAATTTGGCCGTTCAAGAGGTTGAAAACTTACAGATTGTCGTCGCGGGAGAGGTTGTTTTCACCACAGCGCCAAGCGCTGATGATGATAGCTTTAACACGGGCGAGGCGGGCGTTATTGACGGCACTGTTGCGGATAATGACGATGTTAATCCTGGCTCGACTTTTACGATTGTTCAAAACGTTGCCAATGGCACACTGGTCTTGAATGCGGACGGCAGTTTCACTTTTGATACTAACGGGGCATTTGACGGGCTTGGCGACGGCGAAACGGCGACCGAGACGTTCACTTACCGCGTCAGTAGCCCGAATGCAGACGACGTGACCGCAACAGCGACCATCACAATTACGGGCCAAAACGATGCCCCCGTCGTAAGCACAATCACAGCACAAGAATCTGAAGACGCGCCCAGCTTTGTTGTTGACCTTCTGGCGGGTGCGACCGACGCAGACACCAATGACAGCCTATCGGTTACGAATGTACGGCTTGATGACGGAACGGGCAGCGTGACGGTACCCAGTAACAATGTCGGGCTAGCCGAGGGCAGTGTGGTAAGTGCGGCTAATGTCGTGAATGACGGTAAGCTGTCGATTGACTTGTCTAATTACCAATATCTAGCCGTTGGCGAGACCTTGACCTTAACCGTTAGCTATGACGTGTTCGACGGCACAACGACAACGCCCAACACGGCGACCCTAACCATTATTGGTGAAAATGACATCCCCACGGTCGCAAGTGCTATCACGGCGACTATCGATGAAACTGCGCCGCCCATTACAATTGATATGCTGGCGGGGGCGTCTGATATTGACAGCACTGATGTCCTGTCCGTATCTAATTTCACCGTGGTGTCGGGCAATGCGGCGGGCCTTGTGCAAAACGGTAGCTCCCTGTCGATTGACGGTAGTGCCTATGCCAATTTGAACGACGGCGAGACAGAAACAGTCGTGATTAGCTATCAGGTTACAGACGGTAATGGCGGCAGCGTTACCCAAACCGCCACGATTACTGTCAACGGGGAGGGCACACCGCCGCCCACCAATAGTGATCCGATTGTCGCTGCGCCAATTGTCATCACTCTACGAGAAACCGACGGCTTGACTGCGATTGATTTGCTTGCGGGGGCATCTGATCCTGACGGCGACACTTTGACGGCGGCTACGCCTAACCTGATCTCTGGCGACGGTATTGGGTCATTTGTTGGCGCGGGCAGCTTGTCCGTAGACGGCACAGCTTACGCAGCGGCGCTTGACGCGGGTGATGTAGAGCAGCTTTTATATCTAGTCGAAATTAGTGACGGTAACGGCGGGAGCATCGTACAGTCCGTGACGGTTAATATTATTGGGGCGGGCGGAAGCACACCAACAAACCAACCGCCCTTTATTGATAGCGGGCTCGACGTTTTTGCCTTTGAAGACGACTCACCATTATCGGTTTTCCTCACCGATAATGTAACCGACCCGGACGGTGATACGCTGTCGATTGTCAATCTGACGGGTCTTGCGGCGGGGCTGACGTATGACACCTCCACATTTGAACTATCAATTGATCCATCGGACGGAATTTTCCAAAGCCTCGCTGTTGGCGATTCTGCGACTTACACTTTAAACTACGACATTATTGACGGTAACGGCGGTAGCGTCTCTCGCACCACATTTGTCGAAATTGAAGGCGTAAATGATGACCCGATTGTCGCTGCGCCGCTGTCTTTCACGATATCAGAAACAGACAGCCTGACCTTCTTTGACCTTCTGATTGGGGCATCTGATGTTGATAACGGGACAACTTTATCCGCAGGTGATGTCTTTATCCAGTCTGGTGATGATGTTGGGGCGATTACCAGCCTCGGCACATTAGGCGTTGATGGCACGGCCTATGCCGCAGCCTTGGATGCAGGCGAGACCGAAGTGCTGGTCTATGAATTTGATATTACTGATGGCGATGGTGGTAGTGTCACGCAAACTGTGACTGTCACGATTGAGGGTGCTGGCGGCGGCGCAAATAACCCACCCGAAGATCTTGACCCCGTCGTGTTTTCTAGCACAGAGGACAATGGAACATTCTCTGTCAATATGCTGACGGGAACCTTTGATCCTGATGGTGACACGCTGAGCGCTGTGAATGTCACGGGCCTAATTGCGGGTGTGACCTTTGATAGCGTAAACTCGCGTCTTGATATTGATACTGGCGATTTAGGTTTTCAGGCTCTGGCCGCGGGGGAGGTCTTTGATACCACCTTTGATTATCAGGTCATTGACGGAAACGGTGGATCCGTCGATCGAACGTTCTTCTTCACACTGACAGGCGTCAATGATGACCCCGTTGTCGCCGCGCCGTTGTCGTTTACAATTTCGGAAACGGATAGCCTGACTTTCTTTGATCTCCTCATTGGGGCATCCGATATTGATAATGGCGACACGATATCTGCGGGCGATGTGTTTATTCAATCGGGGAATGATGTTGGCGCAATCACGAGCCTTGGCACATTAGGCGTTGACGGCACAGCCTATGCGGCCTTGCTTGATGCCGGCGAGACCGAGGTGCTGGTTTATCAGTTCGATATCACGGACAATAACGGCGGCAGCGTTACCCAGACAGTCACAGTGACCATTGAAGGCGCGGGCGGCTCAAATAACCCGCCAGACCCATTTGATTTTATTGACTTTATTACGAATGAGGATGCCAGTCCGACAAGCGTCAATTTGCTTTCAGGCGCAAGCGACCCGGACGGTGACACGCTAACGGCGACGAATGTCACGGGCCTTGTGACAGGGATTACCTTTGATGCTGCGACGTCTAGTTTGATTGTAGACCCCAGTAGCTACCAAGGCCTAGGCATGGGTGATACTGTGATGTTTACAATTAATTACGATGTGATTGATGGTAACGGCGGCACCGTGTCCAACTTTGCCGAGATTACTATTGAGGGCATCAATGACGACCCTGTCGCGGGCACGCCACTTGATTTAACATTTACTGAAACGGATGCCGCGGGCGTTGTTGATTTGACGGTAGGGGTGACAGACGTCGATAGCGCAACATTTAATGTGAATGCGTTCACCGTCACATCGGGTGACGGCGGCGGCTTATCTATTAACGGCGCGGGTGATTTCATTGTTGATCCGACATTTTACACCTCTCTGAATGATGGCGAGTCCGAGGTTATCACTATAGCCTACGATATTATTGATAATGACGGCGGCTCGGTGTCAACCACGGCGACGTTTACCGTAACCGGCGTAAGCGCGGCCAACACGCCGCCTGTATCGAATGAATTTGCGGTCATTTTTGTTGATGAAGGCGGTACGTCTTTCGCGGGGGCCGCCCAAGGCGCGAGCGACCCCGATGGTGATAAACTCACGGCTATTAATCTACCGACATTGCCGAGTTGGTTGACCTTTGACGCCGTTAATCAACGCTTTAATGCGGATGGTACGGACCCTATTTTTGACAGCTTGCGCGTAGGGCAGTTTTTAGACTTTGATTTTACCTATGATTTATCTGATGGAAATGGCGGTACTGTGGGCCATGGCCTAGGGGTAGTAGTTGAAGGCACGAATGACGCCCCCGTCGTTGCGGCGCCGTTGACACGCATTACGCAAGAAGATTTTAGCGTTGATTTCCTTGATTTGTTACAGGGCGCGAGTGATGTTGATGATGGGGATTTCTTATCTATCCGCAATGTAACGGGCCTGAATAGTGCCTTCACAGTCAATTACGAATTTGGCGAAATATTTATTGAAACGGGTGATGACGCGCTTGATTTCATCCGCGCCAATCAAACCTTTGATTTCGTTATTAGTTACGAAATACACGATTTGTTTGGTGGATTTACCACGCAAACGGCGACTATTACTGTCGAAGGGTTTAACGATAATCCAGAAGTGGAAGGCGCGCTATCAGCAACCGTTTTTGACGAAGGTACTGGCGGGCCGCGCGTATTTAATCTGTTACAAGGCGCGATTGACCCAGAAGGCACAGCCCTGACAGTCAGTAATATTGTGTTGCCGTCATTTTTACCGACAGGCGTATTCACATTTGACGCGACCGCAGGGACGCTGACCGTTGATACAACTGGCTACAACGTGGCCAGTGTCGATGAAGATTATTCGTTTTCATATGATATTACCGACGCCGACGGCGGTGTGACCACCCAACAAATCGGCATCACAATCCAATTCCAACAATTGGTCCCAACGCAACCGCCCACGACATCCCCAATCACATTGGTGTTCACAGAGGACACCGTGCCAGCCTCAATCGATTTATTGCAGGGGGCCAATGATCCTGACGGCGACACGCTAACCGTGACGAATATTGGGGCTTTGCCAGCTGGCGTATTCTTTAGTAGTTTCGACAATTCAATCTTTGTCGTGAATAACATTGTGCAGGGTTTGAATGCGGGTGAAACACTGAACATCAACACGAGCTATACGATTGAAGATGGTAATGGTGGCTTTGTTGATAACACACTCAGTGTCACGATTAACGGCCTGAACGATGCGCCGAATAATTTCGCGCCAGTCACGCGTACGTTCACTGAAGACGCGGGTTTTGTGCGGATAGACTTGTTGAGTAATTCCAATGACCCTGACCGCGGGGACGTGCTGAGCGTTGACGGCTTCCCAGCAACAGGGGGGCTGCAAGACACACGGTTTGACGGCGAGCGCTATTTGGCGATTGACCTTGACTCATTTGCCTATCAGTCACTCAGCGCGGGTGAAACGGCCGATTATAATATCAGCTATAATGTGGCGGATGAAAACGGCGGCGTAACGGCCCAAACGGGTGTCATCACGATTACGGGCGTCAATGACGTTGCTACCGTGTTTGATGATGATGGGTTCTTAGTCCAAGATAATGACGCAATCTTTACAGACGACCTAAGCTTCCTCGTGAACGAAATCGATACTAATGATGCCTATGCGTTGACCAGTGTGTCCCTCGCTTCGGGTAGCACGAGTGCGGCTTTTACCTTTAGTGGTGGGCAGTTT